From a single Paenibacillus sp. FSL R5-0345 genomic region:
- a CDS encoding DUF1128 domain-containing protein, with protein MDLTQPSQENVEYMIEAIKNKLKMASAAAMQASAFSVDKYEDIFDVYEVAMSSDRLSISQVEALVSELGRLRQK; from the coding sequence ATGGATTTAACACAACCTAGTCAGGAAAATGTTGAATATATGATCGAGGCCATCAAGAACAAGCTGAAAATGGCTAGTGCTGCAGCGATGCAAGCCTCTGCTTTTTCAGTAGATAAATATGAGGATATCTTCGATGTCTATGAGGTAGCCATGAGCAGCGATAGACTCAGTATTTCTCAGGTGGAAGCGCTCGTCTCTGAACTCGGACGCCTACGTCAGAAATAA
- a CDS encoding sugar ABC transporter permease, producing the protein MHKKKGAALLSVIPGLGQFYNRQWLKGLIFLLVGAVGIYFIVFNLTGYLHGLVTLGEFPSRMVKVGKLTRMVEGDHSIFMMIDGLIALLALLFYSAFHVLNIRDAFLVGAARDRGEPIHSFGESLRHMGRKNFAYLVLVIPFVAVVFLTILPLVFSVLLAFTNFADPILPPAHLVDWVGFGNFMKMLSLDVWSSTFSGVLIWTLIWAIIATVTTYIGGVLIAVLIHQPRVRCKKLWRTLLIVPFAIPNMISLLVMRNMFNNQFGPINSYLRAMGLDGVAWLTNPFWAKATVILANMWIGIPVTMILAFGVLTTIPRDMYEAAEVDGAGAFYKFRMVTLPMVLFATAPILIMQFAGNINSFNVIYLMTNGEPVNPNYQYAGHTDLLVTWLYKLALNQSQYSFASVIGIVIFLLVATFSIWSYRRTRSYKEEDMIA; encoded by the coding sequence ATGCACAAAAAAAAGGGCGCAGCGCTACTCTCGGTTATTCCGGGACTGGGCCAATTCTATAACCGTCAGTGGCTAAAAGGATTAATATTTCTATTGGTAGGGGCTGTCGGGATCTATTTTATCGTCTTTAATCTGACTGGATATTTACATGGATTGGTCACACTCGGTGAATTTCCTAGTCGTATGGTCAAGGTCGGAAAGCTGACCCGGATGGTGGAAGGCGATCATTCCATTTTTATGATGATCGATGGTTTGATTGCTTTGTTGGCACTGCTTTTTTACTCAGCCTTTCATGTTTTGAACATTAGAGATGCTTTTCTGGTTGGAGCGGCACGCGACAGAGGAGAGCCAATTCATTCATTTGGTGAATCGCTCAGACATATGGGTCGCAAAAATTTTGCTTATCTTGTACTTGTAATTCCTTTTGTGGCAGTTGTTTTTCTGACGATACTACCGCTTGTTTTCTCAGTACTCTTGGCATTTACGAACTTTGCTGATCCGATTCTTCCGCCAGCGCACCTGGTGGATTGGGTGGGGTTTGGAAATTTCATGAAGATGCTAAGTTTGGATGTATGGAGTTCTACCTTTAGCGGAGTGCTGATTTGGACACTGATCTGGGCGATTATTGCTACCGTGACGACTTACATCGGGGGTGTTCTCATTGCCGTGCTTATTCACCAGCCTCGTGTTCGGTGCAAAAAGCTATGGCGGACACTTCTGATTGTTCCCTTCGCCATCCCGAATATGATCTCATTGCTCGTTATGCGCAATATGTTCAATAATCAGTTTGGACCGATTAATAGTTATTTAAGAGCTATGGGACTGGACGGTGTGGCTTGGCTGACTAATCCGTTCTGGGCCAAAGCGACCGTCATTCTGGCTAATATGTGGATCGGAATTCCGGTCACCATGATCCTGGCCTTTGGGGTACTGACAACAATTCCAAGGGATATGTACGAAGCGGCTGAAGTGGACGGAGCTGGGGCATTCTACAAGTTTCGCATGGTTACACTGCCTATGGTGCTGTTCGCAACCGCTCCGATCCTGATCATGCAGTTTGCCGGTAACATTAACAGCTTTAACGTCATTTACCTAATGACCAACGGAGAACCGGTCAATCCAAACTACCAGTACGCGGGTCACACCGACCTACTGGTGACTTGGCTCTACAAACTGGCGCTTAACCAGTCGCAGTACAGCTTTGCTTCTGTCATCGGGATTGTCATCTTCCTGTTGGTAGCGACCTTCTCCATCTGGAGCTACCGTCGAACGCGATCCTACAAAGAGGAGGATATGATTGCATGA
- a CDS encoding class I SAM-dependent methyltransferase has protein sequence MCVVESLTALIEQLISDRTLIMATLSQVRYKGETCTKVQVKPIELKGKLHYQFASYIGTKVEHRNVPAELAAEEMTLLFRETFRQGLLCTVEADYQVLISKKFKVSILTKSPTKKEEPDLAHNRRKRYVLEDGDPVPFLVELGIMNREGKVLAKRYDKFRQINRFLEMVEDVLTDLPTGRPLTIVDFGCGKSYLTFALYHYLTVRKKRDLNIIGLDLKADVIEHCNELAAKIGYDHLKFLVGDIAEYNELDQVDMVITLHACDTATDAALEKAVRWGASVILSVPCCQHELFAQIENEVMSPMLSHGILKERFSALATDAIRAKLLDMMGYSSQLLEFIDLENTPKNILIRAVKSSGGDNSVKWREYTAFRDFIGAKPYLERVCADLLPGESSVEG, from the coding sequence ATGTGCGTTGTGGAATCTTTAACAGCTCTTATTGAACAACTGATAAGTGACCGTACTTTGATTATGGCAACCCTAAGTCAAGTACGTTATAAAGGGGAGACTTGTACGAAAGTACAGGTTAAACCTATTGAACTAAAGGGTAAGCTGCATTATCAGTTTGCATCTTATATTGGTACAAAGGTTGAACATCGTAACGTACCGGCTGAATTAGCGGCGGAGGAAATGACTCTTCTATTTAGAGAGACATTCCGCCAAGGTCTGCTATGTACAGTAGAAGCGGATTATCAGGTACTGATTAGCAAGAAATTTAAAGTATCGATCCTTACCAAGTCTCCCACTAAAAAAGAAGAGCCGGATCTAGCGCATAATCGCCGTAAGCGTTATGTGCTGGAAGATGGGGACCCTGTACCCTTTCTCGTGGAGCTCGGCATTATGAATAGAGAAGGTAAAGTGCTTGCTAAACGATATGATAAGTTTCGGCAGATCAACCGATTCTTGGAGATGGTCGAGGATGTACTTACCGATCTTCCAACTGGGCGACCATTGACGATCGTTGATTTTGGCTGTGGTAAATCGTATTTGACCTTTGCGCTTTATCACTATCTGACCGTTCGCAAGAAGCGGGATCTCAATATTATAGGACTAGATTTGAAAGCTGATGTCATTGAGCATTGCAACGAGCTTGCTGCGAAGATCGGTTACGATCACTTGAAGTTCCTTGTGGGTGACATTGCCGAGTACAATGAGCTGGATCAGGTAGATATGGTTATAACGCTTCATGCTTGTGACACTGCTACAGATGCTGCACTCGAAAAAGCAGTACGCTGGGGGGCCTCCGTCATCCTGTCTGTCCCTTGCTGCCAGCACGAATTATTCGCACAGATTGAGAATGAAGTAATGAGTCCTATGTTGTCGCATGGGATACTGAAGGAGCGTTTCTCCGCCTTGGCTACGGATGCCATCCGTGCCAAATTACTCGATATGATGGGCTATAGCAGCCAGCTGCTGGAATTCATCGACCTGGAGAATACACCTAAGAACATTTTGATCCGCGCCGTTAAGAGCTCAGGCGGTGATAACTCCGTCAAATGGCGTGAATATACCGCATTCCGTGACTTTATAGGGGCGAAGCCTTATCTTGAGCGCGTATGCGCTGACCTGCTTCCGGGTGAAAGTTCGGTGGAGGGGTAA
- a CDS encoding sugar ABC transporter permease has protein sequence MKPKLTEAFKTIGSHLLLIVLSFISLFPAFWIIMSSFKTGNSLFSDSLIPKNFTFIHYKELFEQTKYLIWFMNTLKVAALSTLLGTFLLLLTSYAISRYRFTGRKTTLTALLVLQMFPGFMAMIAVYVLLNTLGLLNSHWALVLVYSSGAIITNVFVAKGFFDTIPKSLEDAARMDGASHMKVFLSIMIPLSKPMLTYASLMIFNGCFVDFIFADLVLRTEETRTLAVGLFRMVNQSNSTEFTLFAAGAVLVALPVTLLFIFLQRFLVDGLTAGASKG, from the coding sequence ATGAAGCCAAAACTGACAGAAGCGTTTAAAACGATTGGAAGCCATCTGCTACTGATTGTGCTCAGTTTTATTAGTCTTTTTCCAGCGTTTTGGATTATTATGTCTTCATTCAAGACGGGTAACAGTTTGTTCAGTGACTCGTTGATTCCTAAAAATTTCACGTTCATTCATTACAAGGAACTGTTTGAGCAAACTAAATACTTGATATGGTTCATGAATACGCTAAAGGTTGCAGCGCTGTCTACGCTACTTGGCACTTTTCTGCTGCTGTTGACTTCGTACGCCATCTCTCGGTATCGGTTTACAGGCAGAAAAACAACATTGACCGCGCTCCTTGTTCTGCAGATGTTTCCGGGATTCATGGCTATGATTGCAGTTTACGTGCTGCTGAATACACTTGGGCTGCTGAATTCTCACTGGGCGCTTGTGCTTGTATACAGCAGCGGGGCCATTATCACGAATGTATTTGTGGCTAAAGGTTTTTTTGATACCATTCCCAAAAGTCTGGAAGATGCTGCGCGGATGGACGGGGCGAGCCATATGAAAGTTTTTCTCTCTATAATGATCCCACTGTCCAAACCAATGCTTACCTATGCCAGTCTAATGATATTTAACGGCTGCTTTGTGGATTTCATTTTCGCTGACCTTGTATTACGTACGGAAGAGACGAGGACGCTAGCTGTCGGGCTTTTCCGGATGGTGAATCAAAGCAACTCGACCGAATTCACGTTGTTCGCCGCTGGAGCGGTGCTGGTTGCTCTGCCGGTCACGCTGTTGTTCATTTTCCTTCAGCGTTTTTTGGTGGATGGTCTGACCGCGGGTGCAAGCAAGGGATAG
- a CDS encoding PhzF family phenazine biosynthesis protein, translating to MNTPLFIIDAFAGKAYSGNPAAVCLLKHPVDEVFMLKTAAEMNLSETAFLWPENDGYRLRWFTPKTEVNLCGHATLASAHVLWGAGLLDPDVEARFYTRSGLLRASRAGDLISLYFPPYELKSSPTIPGLTEALGITEENIVETMLYADNVLVRLDQESLVRELSPDFGALSRLEGRAFAVTAVSSTEGIDCVSRFFAPKMGVNEDPVTGSAHTALAPFWATRLNRTQLTAYQASERGGLLQLEVSKDQIKMSGRAITIVSGELHVKPC from the coding sequence GTGAATACACCTTTATTTATTATCGATGCCTTTGCAGGAAAAGCTTATTCAGGAAACCCGGCGGCAGTATGCTTGCTGAAGCATCCAGTTGATGAGGTATTCATGCTGAAGACAGCAGCAGAAATGAATTTGTCAGAGACGGCCTTTCTCTGGCCAGAGAATGATGGATATCGCCTGCGTTGGTTCACGCCCAAGACTGAGGTTAATTTATGTGGTCATGCTACTCTAGCTAGTGCACATGTATTGTGGGGAGCGGGATTGCTGGACCCCGATGTGGAGGCTAGATTCTATACACGCAGCGGGTTGCTTAGAGCTTCTCGTGCAGGTGATCTGATCTCACTGTACTTTCCGCCTTATGAGCTTAAGTCTTCTCCTACAATTCCAGGTCTTACAGAAGCACTTGGTATTACAGAGGAAAATATAGTGGAAACTATGTTATATGCTGACAATGTGCTTGTGCGACTCGATCAGGAATCCCTAGTTCGCGAACTTAGCCCCGACTTCGGGGCTTTATCCCGACTTGAAGGGAGAGCCTTCGCGGTAACTGCAGTTAGCTCCACGGAAGGCATAGATTGTGTGTCACGGTTCTTTGCACCGAAGATGGGGGTAAATGAGGATCCGGTCACAGGCTCAGCGCATACTGCGCTGGCACCTTTTTGGGCTACTCGACTCAACCGTACGCAGTTGACCGCCTATCAGGCTTCCGAACGGGGAGGTTTGCTTCAACTTGAGGTAAGCAAAGATCAGATTAAGATGTCTGGCCGTGCAATAACTATCGTTAGTGGAGAGCTGCATGTGAAGCCCTGCTAG
- a CDS encoding sugar ABC transporter substrate-binding protein, whose amino-acid sequence MKKSKRSKMQAVSFSTVLCLLLALTVTACGSGNGNSATEPNASLNSAVNEPAETTNETNPAEEELKAEAGAKLTVWEAKEQVEYMKQLAADFEKEYGVPVKVEEMAGGDQGARLATDGPSKLAADVLTLPHDQIGQAVKAGLLLPNDVFEEETKSTMVETAIQASTYDGILYGYPKSVETYALFYNKDLIPEAPKTWDDVVAFANTYNKPKENKFAIMWEFVGYYSYPFIGSFGGYIYGDNNTNTKDIGLNNEGTVKGFTFLQSLKGILPLNAGDITYDVKTQLFQEGKLAMNIDGPWSVAAFKDHVNLGVAPLPKGPDGQDSISFSGVKSYYVNSYTAYPVAGRLFAHFASNKENQLKNFEMTGAIPANIEAGEAPQIKDDPIISGFFEQFQHSVPMPSISEIKSVWDPLKAAFVSLWNDPSLDVKKTLDQTVSTIQADLASK is encoded by the coding sequence ATGAAGAAGAGTAAACGTTCAAAAATGCAAGCGGTATCATTTAGTACAGTCTTATGTCTGCTGTTGGCATTGACCGTTACGGCTTGCGGTTCAGGCAATGGGAACTCTGCAACAGAACCGAACGCAAGCCTGAATTCCGCAGTAAACGAACCGGCGGAGACTACAAATGAGACAAATCCTGCCGAAGAAGAGCTGAAAGCGGAAGCTGGGGCCAAATTGACCGTCTGGGAAGCCAAGGAGCAGGTTGAATACATGAAGCAGCTAGCCGCTGATTTCGAAAAGGAATACGGTGTTCCTGTCAAGGTGGAGGAAATGGCGGGTGGAGATCAGGGTGCAAGGCTGGCAACAGACGGCCCGTCCAAACTAGCTGCCGATGTGCTGACTCTTCCGCATGACCAGATCGGTCAGGCTGTAAAAGCGGGGCTACTGTTGCCTAATGATGTGTTTGAGGAAGAGACGAAATCAACGATGGTGGAGACAGCCATTCAAGCATCGACTTATGACGGCATCCTGTACGGCTATCCTAAATCGGTAGAGACCTATGCACTTTTCTACAACAAGGACCTGATCCCTGAGGCTCCAAAAACCTGGGATGATGTGGTTGCTTTTGCCAACACGTATAACAAGCCGAAGGAGAACAAATTTGCGATCATGTGGGAATTCGTAGGGTATTACAGTTATCCATTCATCGGCAGCTTCGGCGGATACATCTACGGTGATAACAATACAAATACCAAGGATATCGGATTAAATAACGAAGGTACTGTCAAAGGATTTACCTTTCTTCAAAGCCTAAAGGGCATTCTGCCATTGAACGCAGGAGATATCACCTATGACGTTAAGACCCAATTGTTTCAGGAAGGTAAACTGGCGATGAACATCGACGGACCATGGTCTGTAGCGGCATTCAAGGATCATGTTAATCTGGGTGTGGCTCCGCTTCCAAAAGGACCTGACGGACAGGACAGTATTTCTTTCTCTGGCGTCAAATCGTATTATGTTAATTCCTATACAGCGTATCCGGTCGCTGGCCGTCTGTTTGCACACTTTGCAAGCAATAAGGAGAATCAGCTCAAAAACTTTGAAATGACGGGAGCTATTCCTGCAAACATCGAAGCTGGAGAAGCGCCGCAAATCAAGGATGATCCAATTATCAGCGGATTCTTCGAGCAGTTCCAACACTCCGTGCCGATGCCTTCCATCTCAGAAATCAAATCTGTTTGGGACCCGCTAAAGGCAGCATTTGTATCCCTGTGGAATGACCCAAGTCTTGATGTTAAGAAGACACTAGATCAGACCGTATCAACGATTCAGGCCGATCTGGCGTCGAAGTAA
- a CDS encoding alpha/beta fold hydrolase, whose translation MERVRCDGSNICYSDQGKGEVIVLLHGFCGSAEYWEQVIPILSSDYRVIAPDLRGHGASEAPLGPYTIEQMADDVLGLLDTLEISECTMLGHSLGGYITLSFAQRYASRLKGFGLIHSTAYPDSEEARENRLKSVSRIQNEGITPFVDSFVPGIFAKATASTSPHLLERAKEIGYKTPPQGAAGAALAMRERPDRRDVITATTLPVLLVAGEQDELIPAERTFTSDKPNITQATISGAGHMSLFEAPERLAEVIKEFTQATGSINSHS comes from the coding sequence ATGGAAAGAGTACGTTGTGACGGAAGCAATATTTGCTATAGCGATCAGGGGAAAGGCGAGGTTATTGTATTACTGCATGGCTTTTGTGGAAGTGCTGAATACTGGGAACAAGTCATTCCCATCTTAAGCAGCGACTACCGAGTGATTGCTCCCGATTTACGTGGTCATGGAGCTTCTGAGGCTCCACTAGGCCCCTATACTATTGAACAAATGGCAGACGATGTTCTGGGCTTGTTAGATACACTGGAAATTTCTGAATGCACCATGCTGGGACATTCACTTGGTGGATATATTACACTTTCGTTCGCGCAGCGGTATGCCTCTCGATTGAAGGGCTTCGGATTAATCCATTCTACGGCATATCCGGATAGTGAAGAAGCTCGGGAGAATCGATTGAAAAGTGTCAGCAGGATTCAAAATGAAGGTATTACTCCTTTTGTGGACAGCTTTGTCCCGGGGATTTTTGCTAAAGCAACCGCTTCTACATCACCGCACTTGCTGGAGCGAGCAAAAGAAATTGGTTACAAAACACCTCCACAAGGAGCAGCGGGAGCTGCACTGGCGATGCGCGAGCGTCCGGATCGACGTGATGTGATCACAGCTACCACGTTGCCGGTACTACTTGTTGCTGGCGAGCAGGATGAACTGATTCCTGCGGAGCGCACCTTCACTTCGGATAAACCAAATATAACGCAAGCTACGATTTCTGGAGCAGGCCACATGAGCCTGTTTGAAGCTCCTGAACGGCTAGCTGAGGTTATCAAGGAATTCACCCAAGCTACGGGTAGTATTAACAGTCATTCGTGA
- a CDS encoding asparaginase: METVLVREYRSDLLECVHSGHIAIVGENGDVKGYAGDPEFVSFTRSAAKPLQAIPGIRGGIAEHYGFTPAEIALMTASHRGESYHVAALESISTKIGIDEQQMICATSYPLDYTSRENAIRGAGKRKFYHNCAGKHMGILSYSKLKGLPLEEYSQPEQTVQREIIDTIAYMAGVAPDSIGLGTDGCGLPVFAMPLTALATAYLKLANPHLIADEATRKAVSTITAAMNAHPEMVSGHGRLDSILLEDDNIIAKGGFKGVYCFGLRRERLGIAFKILDGSEEEWGLIVQGILNQIGYSQKNTLEKLRHAFSGVIYNDGGTRVGHADTEFQLHFIK, encoded by the coding sequence ATGGAAACAGTATTAGTACGAGAATATCGGTCAGATTTGCTGGAATGTGTTCATAGTGGACATATTGCCATCGTAGGAGAAAATGGTGATGTGAAGGGATATGCAGGTGATCCTGAGTTTGTATCCTTTACTCGTTCAGCGGCCAAACCACTTCAGGCTATTCCAGGCATACGTGGAGGAATCGCGGAGCATTATGGTTTTACACCCGCTGAGATTGCCCTAATGACTGCTTCGCACCGTGGAGAGAGCTATCATGTTGCTGCGCTTGAGAGCATTTCCACCAAGATTGGCATCGATGAGCAACAAATGATATGTGCCACAAGCTATCCTCTGGATTATACGAGTAGAGAGAATGCCATTCGCGGCGCGGGCAAAAGAAAGTTCTATCATAACTGTGCAGGTAAGCATATGGGGATTTTATCGTATAGTAAGCTCAAAGGGCTGCCGCTTGAGGAATACTCACAGCCGGAGCAAACGGTTCAGCGTGAGATTATAGATACCATTGCTTATATGGCTGGCGTAGCCCCAGATAGTATTGGCCTAGGTACGGACGGATGCGGTCTGCCGGTATTTGCTATGCCTTTGACAGCTTTGGCGACCGCGTATTTGAAATTAGCCAATCCTCATTTAATTGCTGACGAGGCTACCCGCAAGGCGGTTTCTACGATCACGGCGGCGATGAATGCACATCCGGAAATGGTTTCTGGTCACGGACGACTCGATTCAATTCTTTTAGAAGATGACAATATTATTGCTAAGGGTGGATTTAAGGGCGTATATTGCTTCGGCTTGCGCCGTGAACGACTGGGTATTGCCTTTAAGATTCTGGATGGATCAGAAGAAGAGTGGGGACTTATTGTACAGGGGATTCTAAATCAGATTGGATACAGTCAGAAAAATACTTTGGAAAAGCTGCGTCATGCATTTTCAGGTGTGATCTACAATGACGGTGGTACACGGGTAGGCCATGCCGATACAGAATTCCAGCTTCATTTCATAAAATAA
- the yyaC gene encoding spore protease YyaC, with amino-acid sequence MAIREQGSGKRSKLDDVGLVSFFMEIAALHSAEKVTFLCIGTDRSTGDALGPLTGSKLLEYGFPHVIGTLPSPCDADNLMARVAEIPSEHIIIAVDACLGPPVALGYFFVSNEPLQPAQSVGACLPAVGHYSLAAIVDINGPKPYRTLQTTPLHRVMVMAEQIAAAAAKGFGIGY; translated from the coding sequence TTGGCAATTAGAGAACAAGGAAGCGGAAAACGAAGCAAATTGGACGATGTAGGATTAGTGTCCTTTTTTATGGAAATTGCTGCACTGCATTCCGCTGAGAAAGTCACATTTCTGTGTATCGGAACGGATCGTTCTACAGGTGATGCCCTCGGTCCGTTAACAGGGAGCAAACTTCTGGAATATGGCTTTCCACACGTAATCGGTACGTTGCCATCTCCTTGCGATGCAGATAACTTGATGGCCAGAGTAGCTGAGATTCCATCGGAGCATATCATTATTGCTGTGGATGCCTGCCTAGGACCACCAGTAGCTCTCGGTTATTTCTTCGTTTCGAATGAGCCGCTTCAGCCAGCACAATCAGTGGGGGCTTGCCTTCCCGCAGTGGGGCATTATAGCTTGGCGGCGATTGTAGATATCAACGGTCCAAAACCCTATCGGACGCTGCAGACGACTCCACTACATAGAGTTATGGTTATGGCTGAACAAATTGCCGCCGCAGCAGCAAAAGGGTTTGGAATTGGGTATTAA
- a CDS encoding MFS transporter: MISANTTESKSRNPFRGFAAPFAESRAFPFLWLGHLISFLGSSVTMVILPVLVYSLTGSTTIMGIVMAVYMLPNIIMLPISGHIVDRYDRVKIMMLADIARFLIMLATAALSLIGVLTIPLLLVLVGFYGLLDGLFQPAYAAVRATIFTPNIRVAANALTQMTTQTVRLIGPALGGILITHLSAGVGFGMDAFTYLMSLVCLIYLRKVLLNKSNSEIAKPPTSSIAQPLESSPNWKQDFMEGIAVLRSQPWLWITILAFSFINICYAGITSILVPWLFKVHHGWEPYIYGLAVTFSGVGAIIGGLLFGMRPKWNHRGFMAYGGAFLSGLALLLLPFAPNAISAIALFALEGFGLMIFGLIWEISLQELVPQEAFGRVASLDLLGSFALLPIGYILVGWLADLIGGVTTIAIFAGLGMTCIGVVLSVPSIRKFQ; this comes from the coding sequence ATGATCTCTGCAAATACTACTGAATCTAAAAGCCGTAACCCATTCCGGGGATTCGCTGCTCCATTTGCCGAATCACGTGCTTTCCCTTTTCTATGGCTAGGTCACTTGATTTCATTTCTAGGAAGTTCAGTTACGATGGTTATTTTACCTGTCTTAGTCTATTCCTTAACTGGATCTACAACGATTATGGGCATCGTAATGGCCGTCTACATGCTGCCAAATATAATAATGCTTCCTATCTCTGGCCATATCGTAGACCGCTATGACCGTGTAAAGATTATGATGCTGGCTGATATTGCTCGGTTCTTAATCATGCTGGCAACTGCCGCTCTTTCTTTGATCGGGGTTTTGACAATCCCGCTTCTACTTGTATTGGTAGGCTTTTATGGTTTGCTTGATGGTCTGTTTCAACCTGCTTATGCAGCAGTCCGTGCAACAATCTTCACGCCAAATATTCGTGTTGCCGCTAATGCGCTAACTCAAATGACTACTCAGACCGTACGCCTTATTGGTCCTGCCCTTGGCGGGATATTGATTACTCATTTATCGGCAGGTGTAGGATTTGGGATGGATGCTTTTACTTACTTAATGTCCCTAGTCTGTCTGATTTATTTACGAAAAGTACTACTAAACAAATCAAATTCTGAAATAGCTAAGCCCCCTACATCATCTATTGCACAGCCCTTGGAATCTTCTCCGAATTGGAAACAGGATTTCATGGAGGGGATCGCGGTATTGCGGAGTCAGCCTTGGTTGTGGATTACGATTTTGGCTTTTTCATTCATCAACATTTGTTATGCCGGTATTACAAGTATTCTTGTACCTTGGCTTTTTAAAGTGCATCATGGCTGGGAGCCCTATATTTATGGACTTGCAGTCACTTTCTCAGGAGTAGGTGCGATTATTGGAGGACTGCTGTTCGGCATGAGACCCAAGTGGAATCATCGAGGGTTCATGGCTTACGGAGGTGCTTTCCTAAGCGGTCTGGCGCTACTACTTCTCCCCTTTGCTCCGAACGCCATTAGCGCAATTGCCCTATTTGCTCTCGAAGGTTTCGGTCTAATGATCTTTGGGCTCATTTGGGAGATTAGTCTGCAAGAGCTCGTACCTCAGGAAGCATTCGGCCGTGTTGCTAGTCTAGATCTGCTAGGCTCCTTCGCGTTGCTGCCCATTGGGTATATCCTTGTAGGTTGGTTGGCTGACCTCATTGGAGGCGTAACAACCATAGCTATCTTTGCCGGACTAGGAATGACATGTATTGGGGTGGTGTTAAGCGTTCCCTCCATCCGCAAATTTCAATAG
- a CDS encoding DUF6483 family protein, with translation MFRRDYIVRMIEDMTAMVAKVLTLKQERKTTEALWEIDELLNRHFPLNSRLLNSLSVEDIIDMFRFNGVLESDKLQGVAKLLKEEGSIYAASGDHDAALFRSMRALHLYLYADLQGADRELLQMTADIDELLEEVKAYRLPAKTERLLLVYMESIGHYSRAEDSLYRLWEQGENVSLEGDQLYRRLLLKSPEELEQGSLPILEVEQGWKEWNRITEVRRESEA, from the coding sequence ATGTTCCGAAGAGACTATATTGTCCGGATGATCGAAGATATGACGGCGATGGTTGCAAAGGTTCTAACGCTGAAGCAGGAGCGGAAGACAACGGAAGCCTTATGGGAAATTGATGAGCTGTTGAACCGACATTTTCCACTGAACTCACGTCTTTTAAACTCACTATCTGTAGAAGATATCATAGATATGTTCCGTTTTAACGGGGTGTTGGAGTCAGATAAGCTTCAAGGTGTTGCCAAACTGCTTAAGGAAGAGGGCAGCATTTATGCTGCTAGCGGTGATCATGATGCAGCGCTATTCAGAAGCATGAGGGCACTGCATTTATACTTGTACGCAGATTTGCAGGGCGCTGATCGAGAACTGCTGCAGATGACAGCTGATATCGATGAACTCCTGGAGGAAGTCAAAGCATATCGTCTCCCGGCCAAGACGGAACGGCTGCTGCTAGTTTATATGGAGTCGATCGGGCATTACAGCAGAGCGGAGGACAGTCTGTACCGACTATGGGAGCAGGGGGAGAATGTCTCGCTGGAAGGCGATCAATTGTACAGACGTCTGCTGCTTAAATCACCGGAAGAATTGGAACAAGGCTCGCTTCCTATACTTGAAGTGGAACAAGGATGGAAAGAGTGGAACCGGATCACAGAAGTTCGGAGGGAGTCGGAAGCCTAG